The Lentimicrobium sp. L6 genome includes a window with the following:
- a CDS encoding DUF3857 and transglutaminase domain-containing protein has product MKKISIMMAMLFFALILQAQNMQDLIAKAGDSKTFPKSDVVVIFDSTSVEMQPTGLSYYQMHKLVKILTLQGAKNNHVVKVGYDPLSAYVEIQKVIIHKANGDTKTIENPVLDYAAPARAIYWGAREKMIEVGRLEPGDALEIITFKKGYTYALLQGASDDDNDKYIPPMRGHFYDIVPFWSNEPILEKTYVLSIPKDKMLQYEIFYGELTSKLQFQGERIEYIFTKRNIMPAERESGMVSKNNVNTKLLMSTSPDWYAKGKWFYTVNEDYDAFTPTQEVQEFVNELLKGSKTELDSISVLTHWVADNMRYSGISMGEGEGFTLHNAEMNFTDRCGVCKDKASLLISFLRAAGFESYAAMTMAGERIDDVPADQFNHSVTVVKRRNGDYQLLDPTWVPGVRELWSSAEQQQGYLMGLPDGADLMYTPISPPENHYVRINGKSKLDKAGLLKGSFTITAEGQSDASVRRVFSGLRTEWDKNLEKELLNLHPNARLTKVTHTDNDKYLEEPVSITYHYEIPDYAFVGANEIIFTPPMASGVFKRAMAHLYTNTAAENKKFGFKDRCSRLVEINEEVELPKYDEALPLPTADKVSSEYVSFDGGYELNGKKLQFSETISLGKRVYEAEEWPEYRQAVLNQNHFADQKIILKK; this is encoded by the coding sequence ATGAAAAAAATATCCATAATGATGGCTATGTTATTCTTTGCGCTGATACTTCAGGCTCAGAATATGCAAGATCTCATCGCTAAAGCAGGAGATTCCAAAACATTTCCTAAATCTGATGTGGTAGTGATTTTTGACAGCACCTCTGTTGAAATGCAACCTACTGGTCTTAGTTATTACCAAATGCATAAATTGGTTAAAATCTTAACCTTACAAGGTGCAAAAAACAACCATGTGGTAAAAGTGGGTTACGATCCTCTTTCTGCTTATGTGGAAATTCAAAAAGTAATTATACATAAAGCCAATGGAGATACTAAAACCATTGAAAACCCAGTACTAGATTATGCGGCACCAGCAAGAGCTATTTACTGGGGAGCACGTGAAAAGATGATTGAAGTTGGTCGTTTAGAGCCAGGAGATGCATTAGAAATCATCACCTTTAAAAAAGGCTATACTTATGCGCTTTTACAAGGAGCTAGTGATGATGACAATGACAAATATATACCTCCAATGCGAGGCCATTTTTATGATATCGTTCCTTTTTGGAGCAACGAACCCATACTGGAAAAAACGTATGTTTTAAGTATCCCTAAGGATAAAATGTTGCAGTATGAGATATTTTATGGAGAGTTAACTTCCAAATTACAATTCCAAGGGGAGCGCATTGAATACATATTTACGAAAAGAAACATTATGCCTGCTGAAAGAGAATCAGGAATGGTGAGCAAAAACAATGTAAATACCAAGCTGTTGATGTCAACAAGTCCTGATTGGTATGCCAAAGGAAAATGGTTCTATACTGTAAATGAAGATTATGATGCCTTTACACCGACTCAAGAAGTTCAAGAATTTGTAAATGAACTTCTAAAAGGGAGCAAAACAGAGTTAGATAGTATTTCTGTTCTCACACACTGGGTTGCCGACAATATGAGATATTCGGGCATATCCATGGGCGAAGGAGAAGGGTTCACCTTACATAATGCAGAGATGAACTTCACCGACAGATGTGGTGTTTGTAAGGATAAAGCCAGCTTATTAATTTCATTCTTAAGAGCTGCAGGATTTGAATCTTATGCCGCCATGACAATGGCTGGTGAAAGAATAGATGATGTACCTGCCGACCAGTTTAACCATTCGGTAACAGTGGTTAAAAGAAGAAATGGCGATTATCAGTTACTCGACCCTACTTGGGTTCCCGGTGTTAGAGAATTATGGTCGAGCGCTGAGCAACAACAAGGTTATTTAATGGGATTACCCGATGGCGCCGATTTAATGTACACTCCTATTTCTCCACCTGAAAACCATTATGTGAGAATCAATGGGAAATCTAAACTAGATAAAGCTGGTTTACTAAAAGGTAGCTTTACCATCACTGCCGAAGGGCAATCTGATGCTTCTGTGAGAAGAGTATTCTCCGGATTACGCACAGAATGGGACAAGAATTTAGAGAAAGAATTACTAAATCTACACCCCAATGCTCGATTAACTAAAGTCACTCATACTGACAATGATAAATATTTAGAAGAACCCGTTTCCATTACTTATCATTATGAAATTCCAGATTATGCCTTTGTAGGCGCGAATGAAATTATCTTCACTCCTCCAATGGCATCTGGCGTATTCAAAAGAGCAATGGCACATCTTTATACCAATACTGCTGCAGAAAACAAGAAATTCGGATTTAAAGATCGTTGTTCTCGATTAGTAGAAATTAATGAAGAGGTTGAACTACCTAAATACGATGAAGCACTTCCACTTCCAACTGCTGATAAAGTTTCATCTGAATACGTTAGCTTCGATGGTGGATATGAGCTAAATGGAAAGAAACTCCAGTTTTCTGAAACCATAAGCTTAGGAAAAAGAGTTTATGAAGCTGAAGAATGGCCAGAGTATCGCCAAGCAGTCCTCAACCAGAATCATTTTGCCGATCAAAAAATCATCTTGAAGAAATAA
- a CDS encoding DUF3857 domain-containing protein, producing the protein MKKYIILITIAFLTTMGFTQETDAVFKKIKKEHIMHTDGSIEFKYYKEVKLLTPYAFNRLFGETFVVYNPDFQKLKIHKSYTIMNNGRKVEAPANAFNIVLPRAASDYPAYNQMEEMVITHTGLDVGCTIYLEYSVISKPGFMTEMMGTEILSESVPVEDYKVVIKVPARRALKFELMNSELKPEESNNGKYRSYKWSFGKISQRAFEQSAPANYNLAPTLSFSTFPDMTSALNAFNANKAMDDQLPSSLLKKVNNWKKEAKTKMELALNIQKYIADNISSKHFPMEWHNYMLQTPSQVWNANIGNDIEKSILLSKTLQAAGFDAKVMGFMPEKLWHSQIADLANFKHFGVLVQIKGPESFVLSATQINQKSMDLDFPSDLMLDLKTAKVITLKKIKAGIYLNAQITIDPDNQIFGQLQFKLNGSCFDALALYEDTNSITRNFSNGLAFDKEKKVEASYSGNSNAKFTIAIKDEGKIEKQENYYFWKLPQMRNGIAAQHFNTLPANREFPLVVEAIEEVYEYSITLPKSVEWVEKEVLMEYDESFAKMKVEVKRKDGKIFVTKSLTINPVIIDMMAEKGPMNVHSQKIEVYERTLSLEEYAIFRQMMIDWNSDSANELVLKR; encoded by the coding sequence ATGAAGAAATATATTATCCTAATAACAATAGCATTTCTGACAACAATGGGCTTTACTCAGGAAACAGATGCTGTTTTCAAGAAAATAAAGAAAGAACATATTATGCATACCGATGGCAGCATAGAGTTCAAATACTATAAAGAGGTAAAATTACTTACTCCTTATGCGTTCAACAGATTATTCGGAGAAACTTTTGTGGTTTACAATCCAGACTTCCAGAAACTGAAAATCCACAAGTCCTATACCATTATGAATAATGGACGCAAAGTGGAGGCTCCTGCAAACGCATTTAATATTGTTTTGCCAAGAGCGGCTTCTGATTATCCAGCCTATAATCAAATGGAAGAAATGGTGATTACCCATACTGGATTAGATGTGGGTTGTACCATTTATTTAGAATATTCTGTGATTTCAAAACCTGGATTCATGACAGAAATGATGGGCACAGAAATCCTCTCAGAGAGTGTTCCAGTGGAAGATTACAAAGTGGTGATTAAAGTTCCAGCGAGAAGAGCATTGAAGTTCGAATTAATGAATAGTGAATTAAAACCTGAGGAGTCTAATAATGGTAAATACCGTTCTTATAAATGGTCTTTTGGTAAAATTAGTCAACGAGCTTTTGAGCAATCCGCTCCTGCTAATTACAATTTAGCCCCAACATTATCATTCTCTACTTTCCCCGATATGACAAGCGCATTAAACGCCTTTAATGCCAATAAAGCCATGGATGATCAATTACCTTCTAGTTTATTGAAGAAAGTAAATAACTGGAAAAAAGAAGCCAAAACTAAAATGGAATTGGCTTTAAACATTCAGAAATATATTGCAGATAATATTTCGAGCAAACATTTCCCCATGGAATGGCATAATTACATGCTTCAAACTCCAAGTCAAGTTTGGAATGCTAATATTGGAAATGATATAGAGAAGTCTATACTTCTATCAAAAACACTACAAGCAGCTGGATTTGATGCCAAAGTAATGGGGTTCATGCCAGAGAAACTATGGCACAGCCAAATCGCTGACCTTGCAAACTTCAAGCACTTTGGTGTTTTGGTTCAAATAAAAGGGCCGGAAAGCTTTGTATTATCAGCCACTCAAATCAATCAGAAATCTATGGATTTAGATTTTCCAAGCGATTTAATGCTGGATTTAAAAACAGCCAAGGTCATTACTTTGAAGAAAATAAAAGCTGGAATTTATCTGAATGCTCAAATCACTATTGATCCCGATAACCAAATATTTGGTCAGCTACAATTCAAACTCAATGGAAGCTGTTTCGATGCTTTGGCTTTATATGAAGACACCAATAGTATTACTAGGAACTTCAGCAATGGCTTAGCCTTTGACAAAGAGAAAAAGGTTGAAGCCTCATACTCAGGAAACTCAAATGCTAAATTCACCATTGCCATTAAAGACGAAGGAAAAATCGAAAAGCAAGAGAATTATTATTTCTGGAAACTTCCTCAAATGAGAAATGGCATTGCAGCTCAACATTTTAATACTTTGCCTGCAAATAGAGAGTTTCCTTTAGTAGTAGAAGCAATTGAGGAGGTCTACGAATATTCTATCACCCTACCGAAAAGTGTGGAATGGGTAGAAAAAGAAGTTTTAATGGAGTATGACGAGTCTTTTGCCAAAATGAAAGTAGAAGTCAAAAGAAAAGATGGGAAAATCTTTGTGACAAAATCATTAACCATCAATCCTGTCATCATTGATATGATGGCCGAAAAAGGCCCTATGAATGTTCATTCTCAAAAGATTGAAGTTTACGAACGAACATTGAGCTTAGAAGAATATGCTATTTTCCGTCAGATGATGATTGATTGGAATAGTGATAGCGCTAATGAACTGGTGCTCAAAAGGTAA
- a CDS encoding ComF family protein — translation MIQSLLEDFLNLIYPRTCMACGNTLFRHEEVICSHCLIHLPKTFYHKDPKNPLLSLFWGKIPIEMVSSFYFYNKGNKVQNLIHQLKYKKQPEIGVYLGKRYGVFLKKSECFRHVNLIIPVPLHHSKQKIRGYNQAEMIAKGLSESMDIPYDYTSFIRSSETETQTKKTKLERWENVKNKFKVEEVDKLKNQHILLVDDVITTGSTLEACAQVLLEVEGVKISMVSMAAAHR, via the coding sequence ATGATTCAATCCTTGTTAGAAGATTTTTTGAATTTGATTTACCCCAGAACCTGCATGGCTTGTGGTAATACCTTGTTTCGTCATGAGGAAGTCATTTGTTCTCACTGTTTGATTCACTTACCTAAAACCTTCTATCATAAAGACCCTAAAAACCCCTTATTGAGTTTGTTTTGGGGAAAGATTCCAATCGAGATGGTATCTTCTTTCTATTTTTATAATAAAGGAAACAAGGTTCAGAATCTGATTCATCAATTGAAGTATAAAAAGCAACCTGAAATTGGGGTTTATTTGGGTAAAAGATATGGCGTTTTTCTAAAGAAAAGCGAATGTTTTAGGCATGTTAATTTGATAATTCCAGTGCCTCTTCATCATTCAAAGCAAAAAATTAGAGGTTATAATCAGGCAGAAATGATAGCAAAAGGTTTGTCGGAAAGCATGGATATTCCTTATGATTATACTAGCTTTATTAGAAGTTCTGAAACAGAAACTCAAACTAAAAAAACCAAACTCGAGCGTTGGGAAAATGTGAAGAATAAATTTAAAGTAGAGGAGGTCGATAAGTTGAAAAATCAGCATATTCTATTGGTTGACGATGTGATTACCACAGGGTCTACTTTAGAAGCTTGTGCACAGGTGTTATTGGAAGTAGAAGGAGTAAAAATTAGTATGGTGAGTATGGCAGCTGCTCATAGATAG
- a CDS encoding thioredoxin family protein, translating into MKKINLFILLLLVTSFTFAQGYKIGDEAMNFNLKNIDNQMVSLSEYSSEKGVVIIFTCNHCPFSVAYEDRIIALDKKYKDLGFPVVAINPNDPISYPEDSFENMKIRAKEKRFSFPYLFDENQEVYPVYGATKTPHVYLLNNENGKFVVSYIGAIDDNSKDASLVEKTYLSDAIDALLAGKKPEPNLTKAVGCSIKAKK; encoded by the coding sequence ATGAAAAAAATTAATCTTTTTATATTATTGCTTCTAGTGACTTCCTTCACATTTGCTCAAGGCTATAAAATTGGTGATGAGGCCATGAACTTTAACTTGAAAAACATCGATAACCAAATGGTTTCTCTTTCAGAATATAGTTCTGAAAAAGGAGTCGTAATCATTTTTACCTGTAATCACTGTCCTTTTTCTGTGGCCTATGAAGACAGAATTATTGCCTTAGATAAGAAATATAAGGACTTAGGATTTCCAGTAGTGGCCATCAACCCTAATGATCCCATCTCCTATCCTGAAGACTCTTTCGAAAACATGAAAATAAGAGCCAAAGAAAAAAGATTCTCTTTCCCCTATCTTTTCGATGAGAATCAAGAAGTATATCCCGTTTATGGAGCCACAAAAACGCCACATGTTTATTTGTTAAATAATGAAAATGGCAAATTTGTTGTTTCCTATATAGGAGCCATTGATGATAATTCAAAAGATGCATCACTGGTGGAAAAAACCTATCTGTCTGATGCCATTGATGCTCTCTTAGCTGGTAAGAAACCTGAACCTAACCTAACTAAAGCAGTAGGCTGTTCTATTAAAGCTAAAAAATAG
- a CDS encoding pentapeptide repeat-containing protein: MNKYAILIFALLFNISSCMIAQENDNTVKVSSLERSITKGKDIYISGAIIEGELDFTKLTDYYVEGPHIKRGTISSSITFINCSFSDNILAYKSEGKTDHRISFIKNITFINCEFNADVILKEIVVNGLANFSKSTFEGIIDIEGADFRSIDNYFAECIFNGKFKAQRTCFNGNVNFLKSEFFGLASFQHATFNGDVQFGACVFYDHLDLSLIKATDNFIMNYVILHKKAIMNNGNYMGRVEFQQTVFNAPIEMKGNVYTFPVKFNNAIIEAEISVDNSRFLSGMPELDNINSDKGLSIDFSKAQISTLQIIQN, translated from the coding sequence ATGAATAAATATGCCATTCTCATTTTTGCCCTTTTGTTTAACATCAGTTCTTGTATGATTGCTCAGGAAAATGACAATACAGTAAAAGTCTCCTCTTTAGAAAGGAGTATTACCAAAGGAAAAGATATTTATATATCAGGTGCTATAATAGAAGGTGAACTTGACTTTACAAAGCTCACAGATTATTATGTGGAAGGACCTCATATTAAAAGAGGAACGATATCATCCTCAATAACTTTCATCAATTGTTCTTTTTCAGATAATATTCTGGCATATAAGAGTGAAGGAAAAACTGATCATAGAATCAGCTTTATAAAAAACATTACTTTCATTAATTGTGAATTTAATGCTGATGTTATTTTGAAAGAAATTGTCGTGAATGGGCTTGCCAATTTTTCAAAGAGTACTTTTGAAGGTATTATAGATATTGAAGGTGCTGATTTTAGAAGTATTGACAATTATTTTGCTGAATGTATTTTTAATGGCAAATTTAAAGCCCAAAGAACTTGTTTTAATGGTAATGTTAATTTTTTGAAATCAGAATTCTTTGGATTGGCTAGTTTTCAGCATGCTACTTTTAATGGAGATGTTCAGTTTGGGGCATGTGTGTTTTATGACCATCTAGATTTATCTTTAATCAAAGCCACCGATAATTTTATTATGAATTACGTGATTTTGCATAAAAAAGCCATTATGAATAATGGAAATTATATGGGAAGAGTTGAATTTCAACAGACTGTTTTTAATGCACCAATCGAAATGAAAGGAAATGTTTATACTTTTCCTGTGAAGTTTAATAATGCTATAATTGAAGCAGAAATCTCAGTTGACAATTCCAGGTTTTTATCTGGAATGCCTGAACTTGATAATATAAATAGTGATAAAGGTCTATCAATTGATTTTTCAAAAGCTCAAATATCTACCTTACAAATAATACAGAATTAA
- a CDS encoding M3 family metallopeptidase, translating to MRKISLLLLMAVIMLSACENKAPEKDMTENPFFAEWDTPFGVPPFDKIKEADYMPAFERAIEIQNDEIAAIVNNTEAPTFENTIIALDKSGEDLRRVSGVFFNLTEANTNPDLTAITGKIAPKLANHKDNIMLNAGLFKKVKAVADQQKDMNIEVEKGNDQALNQEQKALLDILYKGFIRGGSDLNDADQAKLRVINEKLASLYPKFGHLLLEEGNNFFMLIEDEKELAGLPASVKEAAAVVAKEKGKTGWAFTLDKPSWIPFMQYADNRAKREELYTAWMNRGKKEPYSTNTIIAEILVLREQKAQLLGFNNFAEYAIAKNMAQTPENVYKLLMDLWKPSLAKATQEAFELQAIMNKSGVKGELKSWDWWYYTEKLRKEKFDLDENELRPYFSLEQTKKGAFELAGRLYGLKFKKRTDLPVYHKDVETYEILEADGKTHVGIFYVDFFPRSSKRGGAWMEAYRKQSGAGEDFVAPIIVNVCNFTKPTADAPSLLSIDEVETLFHEFGHALHGFLSNVEYQSISGTSVKRDFVELPSQIMENWALQPEMLELYAFHYKTGELIPQNLIEKLQKSSQFNQGFVTTEYLAASLLDMAYHTAPKAADVDMNIFEQNTMDELGLIDAIIPRYRTNYFSHAFSSEGYAAGYYVYIWAAVLDSDAFEAFAEQGLFNRELGQSLRDNIISRGGSDDPMTLFVNFRGQEPSIDPLLKKRGLK from the coding sequence ATGAGAAAGATATCTTTATTATTGTTGATGGCAGTTATTATGCTATCGGCTTGCGAAAACAAAGCCCCAGAAAAAGACATGACTGAAAATCCATTTTTTGCAGAGTGGGATACTCCATTTGGCGTTCCTCCATTTGATAAAATAAAAGAAGCTGATTATATGCCAGCTTTTGAAAGAGCCATTGAAATTCAAAACGACGAGATTGCTGCTATAGTAAACAATACTGAAGCTCCTACTTTTGAGAATACCATTATTGCTTTAGACAAAAGTGGTGAAGACTTAAGAAGAGTGAGTGGTGTATTCTTCAACTTAACTGAAGCTAACACTAACCCCGACTTAACAGCTATTACTGGTAAAATCGCACCAAAATTGGCTAACCACAAAGACAACATCATGCTCAATGCTGGTTTATTTAAAAAGGTGAAAGCCGTTGCTGATCAACAAAAAGATATGAATATCGAAGTCGAAAAAGGAAACGATCAAGCATTAAACCAAGAACAAAAAGCATTGCTTGACATATTATACAAAGGATTTATTAGAGGAGGTTCCGATTTAAACGATGCTGACCAAGCAAAGTTAAGAGTCATCAATGAAAAATTAGCTTCTTTATATCCTAAGTTCGGTCATTTATTACTAGAAGAAGGTAATAACTTTTTCATGTTGATAGAAGACGAGAAAGAATTAGCAGGCTTACCAGCCTCAGTAAAAGAAGCAGCAGCTGTTGTCGCTAAAGAAAAAGGTAAAACAGGATGGGCTTTCACATTAGATAAGCCAAGCTGGATTCCTTTTATGCAATATGCCGATAACAGAGCAAAAAGAGAAGAACTCTATACTGCCTGGATGAATCGAGGCAAAAAAGAACCTTATAGTACTAATACAATTATTGCTGAGATTCTAGTTTTAAGAGAACAAAAAGCTCAACTATTAGGTTTCAACAATTTTGCAGAATATGCCATTGCTAAAAACATGGCTCAAACTCCAGAAAATGTGTATAAACTATTAATGGATCTTTGGAAACCATCATTAGCAAAAGCTACACAAGAAGCTTTTGAATTACAAGCCATCATGAATAAAAGTGGCGTAAAAGGTGAATTAAAAAGCTGGGATTGGTGGTATTATACTGAAAAATTAAGAAAAGAAAAATTCGACCTTGATGAAAATGAATTGCGTCCTTACTTCTCTTTAGAGCAAACTAAAAAAGGTGCTTTTGAATTGGCAGGTAGACTATATGGCCTTAAATTCAAGAAAAGAACTGACCTTCCCGTTTATCATAAAGATGTTGAGACTTATGAGATTTTAGAAGCTGATGGAAAAACTCATGTGGGTATCTTCTATGTTGATTTCTTCCCTCGTAGCTCAAAAAGAGGTGGCGCATGGATGGAAGCTTATCGTAAGCAATCAGGTGCTGGAGAAGATTTTGTTGCTCCAATTATTGTAAACGTATGTAATTTCACTAAACCAACAGCCGATGCTCCATCTTTATTAAGTATTGATGAAGTGGAAACATTATTCCATGAATTTGGACATGCTTTACACGGTTTCTTATCTAATGTGGAATACCAAAGCATTAGTGGTACTTCAGTGAAAAGAGATTTTGTTGAACTTCCTTCTCAAATTATGGAGAACTGGGCTTTACAACCAGAAATGTTAGAGCTATATGCTTTTCATTATAAAACAGGTGAATTGATTCCTCAGAATTTAATAGAGAAATTACAAAAGAGTAGCCAGTTCAACCAAGGCTTTGTGACTACAGAGTATTTAGCTGCTAGCTTATTAGATATGGCTTATCATACTGCACCAAAAGCAGCAGATGTTGACATGAATATTTTCGAGCAAAACACTATGGATGAACTGGGTTTAATTGATGCTATCATTCCAAGATATAGAACGAACTATTTCTCTCATGCATTTAGTAGTGAAGGATATGCAGCTGGTTATTATGTTTATATCTGGGCAGCCGTATTAGACAGTGATGCCTTTGAAGCATTTGCTGAACAAGGTTTATTCAACCGTGAATTAGGTCAAAGCCTAAGAGACAATATCATCTCAAGAGGTGGTTCAGATGACCCAATGACGTTATTTGTAAACTTCCGTGGCCAAGAGCCAAGTATTGATCCTCTTTTGAAAAAGCGTGGTTTGAAGTAA
- a CDS encoding TlpA disulfide reductase family protein gives MKSFKTFILFILLAPLIVMGQNIEVIKFHELEKKYMNDSDTLYLVNYWATWCKPCVEELPDFIKLNTLLKDQKFKMILVSLDFPSQIDSRVKPFIRENGIQAEVVVLDDDANVWINKVNKDWDGDIPVTQIIQKQKKEFYNSTLTYSELIDITEIKLK, from the coding sequence ATGAAATCTTTTAAAACATTTATCCTTTTCATCTTACTGGCTCCTCTTATAGTTATGGGTCAAAACATTGAAGTCATTAAGTTTCATGAATTAGAAAAAAAATACATGAATGATTCAGACACCTTATATTTGGTCAATTATTGGGCCACATGGTGTAAACCCTGTGTAGAGGAACTTCCTGATTTTATCAAACTGAATACTTTACTGAAAGATCAGAAGTTTAAAATGATTTTAGTCAGCTTAGACTTTCCTTCGCAGATTGATTCAAGAGTCAAACCATTTATTAGAGAAAATGGAATTCAAGCAGAAGTGGTAGTATTAGATGATGATGCTAATGTTTGGATTAATAAAGTAAATAAAGATTGGGATGGCGATATTCCGGTCACACAAATCATTCAAAAACAAAAAAAGGAATTCTATAATTCCACCTTAACCTATTCAGAGCTTATAGATATTACCGAAATTAAACTAAAATGA
- a CDS encoding ABC transporter ATP-binding protein yields the protein MTSTIEISNLSIAFPEATSKKVVVNDLCLTIPRGKTVGLVGESGSGKSITSMAIMQLLHQKAEITEGQIILQLKDNEKEELLQMKPEKFRKLRGNRISMIFQEPMSALNPVQKCGKQLSEVIAIHHEVSAKELKLKVLQIMEAVRLPDIERLYKSYPHELSGGQKQRLMIAMAMANEPELLIADEPTTALDVSVQKTILDLIKNLKEKYNTSVLFITHDLGVVADIADEIAVMFRGKLVESGKVEQVLNNPQHDYTKALMACRPPLDKRPRRLASVSDFLQGHQSKEIVYIAPKKRKAIHENMYSKPPLLKIEDLVVSYVMKKNILGRVKQRHQAVKSVNFELYKGETLGLVGESGCGKTSLSRALLGLLKSESGKIWWDKQDILQFSNREWRQFRQKMQIIFQDPYGSLNPAISIGQTVMEPMLVHLNYSKTKAKEEALLLLEKTGITQDQFNKKPSDFSGGQRQRISIARALAMKPEIIICDESVSALDVSVQAQILNLLNDLKDEFQLSYLFISHDLSVVKYMSDRIMVMQEGEFVEIEEADELYKNPKNEYTKMLISSIPGTLGT from the coding sequence TTGACATCCACCATAGAGATATCAAATTTAAGTATAGCTTTTCCTGAAGCCACAAGCAAAAAAGTGGTGGTTAATGATTTGTGTTTAACCATTCCCCGTGGTAAAACGGTAGGATTGGTGGGAGAATCGGGATCTGGAAAATCCATCACCTCTATGGCTATCATGCAACTACTCCATCAAAAAGCAGAAATCACTGAGGGCCAAATCATACTGCAGCTCAAAGATAATGAAAAAGAGGAGCTATTACAAATGAAGCCAGAAAAGTTCCGAAAATTGAGAGGAAATAGAATCTCGATGATTTTCCAAGAACCCATGAGCGCATTAAACCCAGTTCAAAAATGCGGTAAGCAATTAAGTGAAGTTATCGCTATACATCATGAAGTATCTGCAAAAGAGCTCAAATTAAAGGTTCTTCAAATAATGGAAGCCGTTCGTCTTCCTGATATTGAAAGATTGTATAAAAGCTATCCTCATGAACTCAGCGGTGGACAAAAACAAAGATTAATGATTGCCATGGCTATGGCCAATGAACCAGAACTCTTAATAGCCGACGAGCCTACCACTGCCTTAGATGTTTCTGTACAAAAAACCATTTTAGATCTCATTAAAAACCTCAAAGAGAAGTATAATACTAGTGTATTATTCATTACACACGATCTTGGAGTAGTAGCAGATATCGCAGATGAAATTGCAGTCATGTTTAGAGGAAAACTAGTAGAAAGTGGAAAAGTGGAGCAAGTATTGAATAACCCTCAACATGATTATACAAAAGCCTTAATGGCTTGCAGACCTCCTCTTGACAAAAGACCAAGAAGATTAGCATCTGTTAGTGATTTCTTGCAAGGCCACCAATCTAAAGAAATAGTTTATATAGCTCCAAAAAAAAGGAAGGCTATTCATGAAAACATGTATTCCAAACCTCCTCTGTTAAAGATAGAAGACTTGGTGGTTTCTTATGTGATGAAAAAAAATATTTTGGGGAGGGTAAAACAAAGACATCAAGCTGTAAAATCAGTCAACTTTGAATTATACAAAGGCGAGACTTTGGGTTTGGTGGGTGAATCGGGTTGCGGAAAAACTTCTTTGAGTAGAGCATTATTGGGATTGCTAAAAAGTGAATCGGGTAAAATCTGGTGGGACAAGCAAGATATCCTCCAGTTTTCAAATCGAGAATGGAGGCAATTTCGTCAGAAAATGCAGATCATCTTTCAAGACCCTTATGGCTCATTAAATCCCGCCATCAGCATAGGTCAAACAGTGATGGAGCCCATGTTGGTCCACTTAAACTACTCCAAAACTAAAGCCAAAGAAGAGGCTCTTTTATTACTCGAGAAAACAGGAATCACTCAAGACCAATTTAACAAAAAGCCTTCAGACTTCTCAGGCGGGCAGAGACAAAGAATCTCCATTGCTCGAGCGCTTGCCATGAAACCAGAAATTATCATTTGTGACGAATCGGTTTCCGCTTTAGATGTATCAGTGCAAGCTCAAATCCTCAACCTCCTCAACGATTTAAAAGATGAATTCCAGCTCTCTTACTTGTTCATCTCCCACGATTTATCAGTGGTGAAATATATGAGCGACAGAATCATGGTAATGCAAGAAGGGGAGTTTGTAGAAATAGAAGAAGCCGATGAGTTATATAAAAACCCAAAAAACGAATATACCAAGATGTTGATTTCTTCAATTCCTGGCACTCTTGGTACTTAA